From Ignisphaera aggregans DSM 17230, the proteins below share one genomic window:
- a CDS encoding ATPase associated with various cellular activities AAA_5 (COGs: COG0714 MoxR-like ATPase~InterPro IPR011703:IPR011704:IPR003593~KEGG: hbu:Hbut_1265 ATPase~PFAM: ATPase associated with various cellular activities AAA_5; ATPase associated with various cellular activities AAA_3~SMART: AAA ATPase~SPTR: A2BM86 ATPase~PFAM: AAA domain (dynein-related subfamily)) — MTTQKFQEHLSIPSRILNELTKPFVGREEEAKVILLALLTKEHVVLIGEPGTAKSALIRRVAQILNMKCFTYLLTKYTEPAELFGPLDINALKDGKYVRITSNKLPEAEIVFLDEVFKANSAILNTLLTIMNERLFYDGYTEMRVPLWSLFGASNEVPEDPELEAMYDRFLLRHYVKPLPEDMWKDLLRYSWNIERYGYPKPEVTVSKETLEKIHEAVMMVDFTNIEGKLLKLFSVLESKNIHLTDRRKGKALKVIAAHSVLNGRLVASEEDLIVLKFVAPHDIEDFERVNIILSEELKTAYRYLRELEEILISVKEVGNYISTFPTINSRFVEYRLLEIYRDLESTRDRVISMTRETNDEKVHRKAMEVIENINDVIEKIKQKIEGR; from the coding sequence ATGACTACACAGAAATTTCAAGAACACTTATCAATTCCATCACGTATTTTAAATGAGCTTACAAAACCCTTTGTTGGTAGAGAGGAAGAGGCTAAGGTTATACTATTAGCTTTACTCACAAAAGAACATGTTGTTCTTATAGGTGAACCAGGTACAGCTAAAAGTGCTCTAATTAGAAGAGTTGCACAAATACTAAATATGAAGTGCTTTACATATCTATTAACAAAGTATACAGAGCCTGCAGAACTCTTTGGACCACTAGATATAAATGCTCTTAAAGATGGTAAATATGTGAGAATAACATCAAATAAGCTTCCTGAAGCTGAAATAGTTTTCCTAGATGAAGTATTTAAGGCAAATTCTGCTATATTAAATACACTTCTAACTATTATGAATGAAAGACTATTTTACGATGGTTATACAGAAATGCGTGTTCCTCTATGGAGTCTATTTGGAGCAAGTAATGAAGTACCAGAAGATCCAGAATTAGAAGCTATGTATGATAGATTTCTATTGAGACACTATGTAAAGCCATTACCAGAGGATATGTGGAAAGACCTCCTAAGATACTCATGGAATATAGAGAGATATGGCTATCCAAAACCCGAGGTTACAGTTAGTAAGGAGACATTGGAAAAAATTCATGAAGCTGTGATGATGGTTGATTTTACAAATATTGAAGGGAAGCTACTAAAACTGTTTTCAGTCCTAGAGTCTAAAAACATACATTTAACTGATAGGAGAAAAGGAAAGGCACTAAAAGTTATAGCAGCACATTCAGTATTAAATGGAAGGCTTGTAGCATCGGAAGAGGATTTAATTGTACTTAAGTTTGTAGCTCCTCACGATATTGAGGATTTTGAACGTGTAAATATTATCCTCTCCGAAGAGCTAAAGACTGCCTATAGATATCTAAGGGAGTTAGAGGAAATACTAATAAGCGTAAAGGAGGTTGGAAATTACATATCAACATTCCCTACAATCAATTCTAGATTTGTTGAATATAGGCTTCTAGAGATCTATAGAGATCTTGAGTCAACACGTGATAGAGTTATATCCATGACTAGAGAGACTAATGATGAGAAAGTTCATAGAAAGGCCATGGAGGTTATAGAGAATATAAATGATGTGATTGAAAAGATTAAACAAAAGATAGAGGGAAGATAG
- a CDS encoding ABC transporter related (COGs: COG1136 ABC-type antimicrobial peptide transport system ATPase component~InterPro IPR003439:IPR003593:IPR017871~KEGG: smr:Smar_1438 ABC transporter related~PFAM: ABC transporter related~SMART: AAA ATPase~SPTR: A3DPG8 ABC transporter related~PFAM: ABC transporter), producing the protein MSVRDVVKIYRVGNVVTYGLRGVNLNIYQGDFIAIMGPSGSGKTTLLNILGLLDKPTKGSVYIDGIDVSKLSDRELAKIRNLKLGFVFQHFNLINRLTVLENIEIPLIARGIPKQKRVELAKEALLKAGGELSWLPKKPLQLSGGQQQRVAIARAIVGSPEIILADEPTGNLDVNSSKIVVKTFLELNKHGHTIVMVTHNPEVAHCTQKIYVIRDGTIVNIVDPDPSKCIAYT; encoded by the coding sequence ATGTCTGTAAGAGATGTTGTAAAGATATATAGGGTAGGCAATGTTGTTACCTATGGTCTTAGAGGTGTAAACCTCAATATATATCAAGGAGATTTTATAGCGATAATGGGACCATCAGGCTCTGGAAAAACAACACTTCTAAACATATTAGGCCTTCTTGATAAGCCTACTAAGGGTTCTGTATATATCGATGGTATTGATGTATCCAAGCTTAGTGATAGGGAATTAGCTAAGATAAGAAATCTTAAGCTGGGGTTTGTATTTCAACACTTTAATCTAATTAATAGACTAACTGTTCTAGAGAATATAGAGATACCATTGATAGCTAGAGGTATACCAAAACAGAAAAGAGTTGAATTAGCCAAAGAAGCATTACTAAAAGCTGGTGGTGAACTAAGCTGGCTACCAAAGAAACCACTACAGCTATCAGGTGGTCAACAACAGAGAGTAGCTATAGCAAGAGCTATTGTAGGTTCTCCAGAGATTATATTGGCTGACGAACCTACAGGTAATCTCGATGTTAATAGCTCAAAGATAGTTGTCAAAACATTTTTAGAACTTAATAAACATGGACATACCATAGTAATGGTTACACACAATCCAGAGGTTGCACACTGTACACAGAAGATATATGTGATAAGAGATGGAACTATTGTTAATATTGTTGATCCAGACCCGAGCAAGTGTATAGCATATACATAG
- a CDS encoding peptidase M28 (COGs: COG4882 aminopeptidase Iap family~InterPro IPR007484~KEGG: smr:Smar_1164 aminopeptidase~PFAM: peptidase M28~SPTR: A3DNP9 Aminopeptidase Iap family-like protein~PFAM: Peptidase family M28) — MSYNELNSYVNNIFSIASQLSSVWEPIAGSNREKIVVDIIRSNLEEIAEAINIEPIEIGSWSEDFCYIETSEEIYPCSIHPPYYGEIDIEFKRSDIIRLQIDNIDKIVNGSTLDIIFVDMPTDPDDISTIANILKSYNPLALVFIDKFNALRRIVVMDKTYCSYREAKILEYPVLHIPKEVGERILGNEYNDKIRIVAKSDYRVGYGYNITVDIYNGYDRTIYITAHHDHWLSGGSDNIMGIALVTTLARMLRHSVLRKNIRAIFFTAEEGFPTKLNSFYWLVGSRTYILNHRDEILDELELLLNFDVIYRDPIEISTSNIVLRNMLRRIIEKSMVIQHDNVVFDSYPFTLLGLPALTINTFTSVLSDGIYHTSIDLVNRIDRNTILNVLKLAQRLIDIVSNEKLYVENIVYDIENELILSIQNRYIPLEILSELHRIIGILSKCHHLNINDIVRTMNMVITKAYVNKDVMNKLGIRETIGYLHCENNAIQLPTHRILETVDDMRMCMDEYLHNLEILAYTLFKHCYTV; from the coding sequence ATGAGCTACAATGAATTAAATAGCTATGTTAACAATATTTTTAGTATAGCTTCACAATTAAGTAGTGTTTGGGAGCCTATAGCTGGAAGCAATAGAGAAAAAATTGTTGTAGATATAATAAGAAGTAACCTTGAGGAAATAGCAGAGGCTATAAATATTGAGCCTATAGAGATAGGTTCTTGGTCAGAAGATTTTTGCTATATAGAGACATCTGAAGAGATATATCCATGTTCTATACATCCTCCATACTATGGAGAAATAGATATAGAGTTCAAGAGGAGTGATATTATAAGGTTACAGATTGATAATATAGATAAAATTGTTAATGGATCTACACTAGATATTATATTTGTTGATATGCCTACAGATCCTGATGATATTTCAACTATTGCAAATATCCTAAAGTCTTATAATCCTCTTGCATTGGTATTTATAGATAAATTTAATGCATTGAGAAGAATAGTTGTTATGGATAAAACATATTGTTCCTATAGAGAGGCTAAAATATTGGAATATCCAGTGCTACACATACCTAAAGAGGTTGGGGAGAGAATTCTTGGCAATGAATACAACGATAAGATAAGAATAGTTGCAAAATCAGACTATAGAGTTGGCTATGGATACAATATTACTGTAGATATTTATAATGGATATGATAGAACCATATATATCACGGCTCATCATGATCATTGGCTATCAGGGGGCAGTGATAATATAATGGGAATAGCACTTGTAACTACATTGGCAAGAATGTTGAGGCATTCAGTATTGCGTAAGAATATTAGAGCTATATTCTTTACAGCAGAAGAAGGTTTTCCAACAAAGCTAAACTCATTTTATTGGTTAGTAGGTTCGAGAACCTATATCCTTAATCATAGAGATGAAATATTAGATGAATTAGAATTGCTATTAAATTTTGATGTCATATATAGAGATCCTATCGAAATATCAACATCTAATATTGTATTGAGGAATATGCTAAGAAGAATTATTGAGAAATCAATGGTTATTCAACATGATAATGTAGTGTTTGATTCCTATCCCTTTACACTTTTAGGACTTCCTGCTTTAACTATAAATACTTTTACATCGGTACTATCTGATGGTATATATCATACTTCAATAGATCTAGTGAATAGAATTGATAGGAATACAATACTAAATGTCTTAAAATTAGCACAAAGATTGATAGACATAGTCTCAAATGAGAAACTATATGTGGAGAATATAGTGTATGATATTGAGAATGAATTAATTCTATCCATTCAAAATAGATATATACCCTTAGAGATATTGTCAGAACTACATAGAATTATAGGTATTCTATCCAAGTGTCATCATTTAAACATAAATGATATTGTGAGAACCATGAATATGGTTATAACTAAGGCATATGTTAATAAAGATGTTATGAATAAGTTAGGTATACGAGAAACTATAGGCTATCTACATTGTGAAAATAATGCTATTCAACTACCTACTCATAGAATTCTAGAGACAGTAGATGATATGAGGATGTGTATGGATGAATATCTTCATAATTTAGAGATTCTAGCATATACACTATTTAAGCATTGTTACACAGTATAG
- a CDS encoding conserved hypothetical protein (KEGG: hbu:Hbut_0901 hypothetical protein~SPTR: A2BL89 Putative uncharacterized protein) encodes MNKSVYMATFVLIIMAIGFIDIFSNIIRSQTKNFNLVAPTYTNQAGSTSIYPGSRNVNIVVDVQYIGTTTAVVISGCIELPPGFRVSRGYSYCSPPYNPNGSVMSVVNSGDIIEFRYHIDVGSEVSPGRYTFNINISYRYENEILYEKLSIDITVSMYPQPNIVVMDSYWSPNAYPGSEDVYLYLILKNSGDSVIVSANGIAEFESNDFTPQSYRFTFSNLGKESTVAIGIGGISISPNALPQQSYRLVLRMNLTMVTDDNVVYSITDWSTSTYVQISQPPILNIAILDYGAETPRFVEGVKMTRLYMSIQNRDFKTIRSMIATFEVVSPGSMFVNNSLKSISIVQQALNYGDVTTITSDYINIGSVDSIAVRVVLTIFGSDNGAEFWSTQTYTLTIPISLPRISLNISKAFWIQDEVYPGSQNVGIGIALTNLDIVDLRSAIAILELCEGFYPKTLTVTDISISRGDTYTIIFNGISISNQTLPGSYIFKVRIIGTAYSREGSYYPIDIQLSFSLPVSSVPQKNVIDIIDFGWTSQKAYSGTINTGIYIRFRVREPGFSIQNPKVTLYLSKPLLFEKGNISDVVVLTGVYRYSDTFMVEFSGIDIPEGVYGEYPVVVELNALCIGTASYWCNQIFVIPLHIVPPKLNITIIDIGWQTITLNQSTGASIYITMQSLSIDQIRNMYISIQLDGICSRFIDNRTIGIAVLNRVLNYGEIVTVSFNDIVVSCSSTEIPIGIKLYAVNSIGSSTYYRSSIEFNKTLKILSKIKMLRVSNLRTLLNMQYSPLIPSARGITIEVTLVNTYSYPIPWISILGIRSINGIVIRDVSGSCLTGVPAGGSCSLDILVDIDEHVVPNIYNISLMISYAIRDGNTISVSSDEIHIPIVIADYSYYRPNINIVEWYWGIQTPTRVVKGQRNTPLTIVIVNNGRYQARGVWIDVRPIDNNIIAIYNSSYCAPILDVGASCTATVYMDLENASAGIALFNVTIRYKFVNYGTNIDDYVIKTIDLYIDEFAGGEGIEIVDSGWYNNWPTYPYTENATFIINLVNRWPYRISGIKLDLVLPQGFTSKGSQIASTYIGGPINSLQEFSATFTISIGSVKPGRYTALLIADYVVESGYPNTRVIQRYNISIQVNDLNSSITLVSAEWLGISAEPEMYGAPFVVSIRNNLIPSISGPILELYLPDGITYSYTNTSSALIPATNIAPTVLYTQTLQQYAQGGILSYLQNILGQQTSQALQSFSKGSIMYFYTKLNLNVNSTGEYIAKGYLNFIDHWGCIRRIPLDIPIRILGSSRMIEILSPTTIKIENGTSTLVLRLRNRGSAAIYNVYVYIVPYASMLIPQQNVIYLDKMYPDVYYNVSFLLVYNPYSISMGTTTAYLRYMSVPFMVAVAYRDVLGTLRYFNTSIAVNIEPFVDLRIEGLKAIYSGNRLMISGTIVNYGIVTARSVEARVLVNGSYVSTLVGDIDPASQSAFRLEVMTGYVPKCELVIIYRDEYNIERSIVRPVEITIGETITTGATQIPQQQSLNHYIIIGLIALFLFVIGFILYRYIRLHMKKLEKSIEI; translated from the coding sequence ATGAATAAAAGCGTTTATATGGCAACTTTTGTACTCATAATCATGGCTATAGGGTTTATAGACATATTCAGCAATATCATTAGATCGCAGACAAAAAATTTTAATCTAGTTGCACCTACATATACTAATCAGGCTGGATCCACATCTATATATCCAGGTAGTAGAAACGTTAATATTGTTGTAGATGTTCAATACATTGGTACAACTACTGCCGTGGTAATCTCTGGCTGTATAGAGCTTCCACCAGGATTTAGAGTTTCTAGGGGATACAGCTATTGTTCTCCTCCATATAATCCAAATGGAAGCGTTATGAGTGTTGTAAATAGTGGAGACATAATTGAGTTTAGATATCATATAGATGTTGGTTCTGAGGTATCTCCAGGAAGATACACGTTTAATATAAATATCTCATATAGATATGAGAATGAGATTCTATATGAAAAATTATCTATCGATATAACTGTTTCTATGTATCCACAGCCAAATATAGTTGTCATGGATAGCTATTGGAGTCCTAATGCTTATCCCGGAAGCGAAGATGTTTATCTATATCTCATACTTAAGAATAGTGGTGATTCTGTTATAGTTAGTGCTAATGGAATTGCAGAATTTGAGTCAAATGATTTTACTCCTCAAAGTTATAGATTTACATTTTCAAATCTTGGTAAAGAATCTACTGTAGCTATAGGTATTGGAGGTATATCGATAAGCCCTAATGCATTACCACAGCAGTCATATCGGTTAGTATTAAGAATGAATTTAACTATGGTTACAGACGATAATGTAGTATACTCTATTACTGACTGGAGCACCTCTACATATGTACAAATATCACAGCCCCCCATCCTAAATATAGCTATTCTTGATTATGGTGCTGAAACACCGCGATTTGTTGAAGGAGTCAAAATGACGAGATTGTATATGAGTATTCAGAACAGGGATTTCAAGACGATTAGATCCATGATAGCTACATTTGAAGTTGTATCACCAGGTTCAATGTTTGTAAATAATTCACTGAAAAGTATATCTATAGTGCAACAAGCCTTAAACTATGGCGATGTTACAACCATAACCTCAGACTACATCAATATAGGATCAGTAGATAGCATCGCAGTTAGAGTAGTACTAACAATCTTTGGTAGTGATAATGGTGCAGAGTTTTGGTCTACACAGACATACACGTTAACCATACCTATATCGCTACCGAGAATCTCACTAAATATCTCAAAAGCTTTCTGGATTCAAGATGAGGTATATCCAGGTTCTCAAAATGTTGGTATTGGTATTGCTCTTACAAATCTCGATATTGTTGACCTAAGAAGTGCTATAGCTATTCTAGAGCTATGTGAAGGCTTCTATCCAAAAACATTAACTGTTACAGATATTAGTATTTCTAGGGGTGATACATATACAATAATATTCAACGGTATTTCTATATCTAATCAAACACTACCAGGATCATATATATTTAAGGTTAGAATAATTGGAACAGCATACTCTAGGGAAGGCTCATACTATCCGATAGATATCCAGCTCAGTTTCTCTCTCCCAGTATCCTCAGTACCACAGAAAAACGTTATAGATATTATAGACTTTGGCTGGACTTCGCAAAAGGCATATAGTGGTACTATTAATACAGGTATCTATATACGCTTCAGGGTTCGCGAGCCAGGGTTCTCTATTCAGAATCCAAAGGTAACTCTATATCTAAGCAAACCACTTCTATTTGAGAAAGGTAATATATCAGATGTAGTAGTGTTGACAGGTGTATATAGATATAGTGATACATTTATGGTAGAGTTTAGCGGTATAGACATACCAGAAGGGGTTTATGGAGAATACCCTGTTGTTGTAGAACTCAATGCTTTGTGTATAGGTACTGCTAGTTATTGGTGTAACCAGATATTTGTTATACCTCTACATATAGTTCCTCCTAAGCTCAATATAACTATTATAGATATTGGATGGCAGACAATAACCTTGAACCAATCTACTGGGGCATCGATATATATAACTATGCAATCTCTATCTATAGACCAGATAAGAAATATGTATATATCTATTCAATTAGATGGTATTTGTAGTAGGTTTATAGATAATAGAACTATAGGTATAGCAGTTCTAAACAGAGTGTTAAACTATGGGGAGATAGTAACAGTAAGTTTTAACGATATAGTAGTCAGCTGTAGCTCTACTGAAATTCCTATAGGGATAAAGCTTTATGCTGTAAATAGCATTGGTAGTTCAACATATTATAGAAGTTCAATAGAATTCAATAAAACCCTTAAAATATTATCAAAGATAAAGATGCTTAGAGTTTCAAATCTAAGGACTCTTCTAAATATGCAGTATTCTCCATTGATCCCCTCTGCAAGGGGTATTACTATAGAGGTTACATTGGTTAATACATATAGTTATCCTATACCATGGATTTCAATTCTTGGCATAAGAAGTATTAATGGAATTGTTATTAGAGATGTATCAGGCTCCTGTCTTACAGGAGTTCCAGCTGGAGGTTCCTGTTCTCTTGATATTCTTGTAGATATAGATGAACATGTAGTGCCAAATATATACAATATATCGCTTATGATTAGCTATGCTATAAGGGATGGAAATACTATATCAGTATCTAGTGATGAGATACATATACCCATAGTGATAGCGGACTATAGCTACTATAGACCAAATATAAATATTGTTGAGTGGTACTGGGGTATACAGACACCAACAAGAGTTGTAAAAGGACAGAGAAATACACCTTTAACAATTGTTATAGTTAATAATGGTAGATATCAGGCTAGAGGAGTATGGATAGATGTAAGACCAATAGATAATAACATTATAGCTATATACAATAGTTCATATTGTGCACCTATTCTAGATGTAGGGGCAAGCTGTACAGCTACAGTATACATGGATCTAGAGAATGCTTCAGCAGGTATAGCTCTATTCAATGTAACAATAAGATATAAATTTGTGAATTACGGAACGAATATCGATGACTATGTCATAAAGACTATAGATTTGTATATCGATGAATTTGCTGGTGGTGAAGGTATAGAAATTGTTGATAGTGGATGGTATAATAACTGGCCTACATATCCATATACAGAGAATGCAACATTCATAATAAATCTTGTTAATAGATGGCCTTATAGGATCTCTGGAATAAAACTAGATTTAGTGTTGCCACAAGGATTTACATCTAAGGGCTCCCAAATTGCATCAACATATATAGGAGGGCCTATTAATAGTCTTCAGGAATTCTCAGCAACATTTACAATATCTATAGGCTCTGTAAAACCTGGAAGATATACCGCTTTATTGATAGCAGACTATGTTGTAGAAAGCGGATATCCTAATACAAGGGTTATACAGAGATACAATATCAGTATACAGGTAAATGATCTTAATAGTTCAATAACCTTGGTCTCTGCTGAATGGCTGGGGATATCGGCAGAACCCGAGATGTATGGAGCTCCCTTCGTTGTATCAATAAGGAATAACCTTATTCCATCGATAAGCGGACCTATACTAGAGCTATACCTTCCAGATGGTATAACATATTCTTATACAAATACCTCTTCAGCTCTAATTCCAGCAACAAATATTGCTCCCACAGTTCTCTATACACAGACTCTACAACAATATGCTCAAGGAGGTATACTAAGCTATTTACAGAATATCCTAGGGCAACAAACTTCACAAGCTCTACAAAGCTTCTCTAAGGGAAGTATAATGTATTTCTATACAAAGTTAAATCTGAATGTTAATAGCACAGGTGAGTATATAGCTAAGGGCTATCTAAACTTTATAGATCATTGGGGTTGTATAAGGAGAATACCATTAGATATACCGATAAGGATTCTAGGATCTAGCAGAATGATAGAAATACTATCACCTACAACTATAAAAATTGAAAATGGCACATCAACATTAGTTTTAAGGTTGAGGAATCGTGGATCAGCAGCGATATACAATGTATATGTCTATATAGTTCCCTATGCAAGTATGTTAATACCTCAGCAAAATGTTATTTATTTAGATAAGATGTACCCAGATGTATATTATAATGTATCATTTCTATTGGTTTATAATCCATACTCCATCTCTATGGGAACTACAACTGCATATCTCAGATACATGTCTGTGCCATTTATGGTGGCAGTAGCATATAGAGATGTTTTAGGAACACTAAGATATTTTAATACATCTATAGCTGTTAATATTGAACCCTTTGTTGATCTAAGAATTGAGGGTTTAAAGGCCATATATTCAGGGAATAGGTTAATGATTTCAGGAACCATTGTTAATTATGGGATTGTAACAGCACGTAGTGTAGAAGCAAGGGTATTGGTAAATGGTTCATATGTATCAACACTTGTTGGAGATATAGATCCGGCATCGCAATCAGCATTTAGATTAGAGGTCATGACAGGTTATGTACCGAAATGTGAATTGGTAATAATATATAGGGATGAATATAATATAGAGAGAAGCATTGTTAGACCGGTTGAGATTACTATTGGTGAAACCATTACTACAGGTGCTACTCAGATTCCTCAACAACAATCATTAAATCACTATATTATCATAGGTTTAATAGCACTATTCTTATTTGTAATAGGCTTTATTCTCTATAGATATATTAGGCTACATATGAAAAAACTTGAGAAAAGCATAGAGATATGA
- a CDS encoding protein of unknown function DUF214 (COGs: COG4591 ABC-type transport system involved in lipoprotein release permease component~InterPro IPR003838~KEGG: hbu:Hbut_0902 ABC transporter~PFAM: protein of unknown function DUF214~SPTR: A2BL90 Predicted ABC transporter~PFAM: Predicted permease): MRDSYRMSIQFFIDVMILAFKALTERKLRASLTIIGIAIGPLALVMISSVVDGYADYISNQIQSLGQNTIVLFPASGYRFTENDLNMLRSIEGVSRAEPFYSVQASVKIEGEDKIVFVYALPIDVIFQAFGGLEVLEGSIPSESQYSYAVIGYKLAFKDNRKVNDIGDVITLTFIRTEGGRSVIRRATVLVSAILNEFGGAFILSPDTTVFLPLDAGKKLLGLNEWSGILIISRSSEDVPRIVKTLQEIYRNSADIISFQGIANIANSITGAVSFISFAASLSAFAVAVAGVAATMITSVIERTREIGVLKAMGFTNVQVLIMILMESIVMSIVGGVIGMSLGILGAHLLAQQGFTIRASAEVVMVVRAPPKITIDNILRTLGLTLFVGVVGGIFPAYRASKIPPAVALRYE, translated from the coding sequence ATGAGGGATAGCTATAGAATGAGTATACAATTCTTCATAGATGTTATGATACTAGCATTCAAAGCTCTAACCGAGAGAAAACTTAGAGCCTCACTAACAATTATAGGTATTGCTATAGGTCCTCTAGCTTTGGTTATGATTTCAAGTGTTGTTGATGGATATGCAGATTATATATCCAATCAAATACAGAGTCTAGGTCAGAATACAATAGTTCTATTCCCAGCTTCAGGATATAGATTTACTGAGAATGATCTAAATATGTTGAGATCAATTGAGGGAGTATCTAGAGCTGAGCCGTTCTATTCTGTTCAAGCATCAGTAAAAATTGAAGGAGAAGATAAGATCGTTTTTGTATATGCTCTCCCAATAGACGTTATTTTCCAGGCTTTCGGAGGACTTGAGGTTTTAGAAGGATCAATACCATCAGAGAGTCAGTATAGCTATGCTGTTATAGGCTATAAACTCGCCTTTAAGGATAATAGAAAGGTAAATGATATAGGAGATGTAATTACCTTGACATTCATTAGAACTGAAGGTGGTAGATCAGTAATAAGAAGAGCTACAGTCCTAGTCTCAGCAATTCTAAATGAGTTTGGAGGAGCATTCATACTTAGTCCCGATACAACAGTATTCCTACCCCTAGATGCTGGGAAAAAGCTTCTAGGTCTAAACGAGTGGTCAGGAATACTTATAATTAGTAGGAGTAGTGAAGATGTCCCAAGGATAGTAAAAACACTTCAGGAAATCTATAGAAATTCTGCTGATATAATTTCATTTCAGGGTATTGCCAATATCGCTAATTCTATTACAGGTGCAGTAAGCTTCATATCATTTGCCGCAAGTCTATCAGCATTTGCAGTAGCTGTTGCTGGTGTTGCAGCAACAATGATTACATCAGTTATTGAAAGAACGAGAGAGATAGGGGTTTTGAAAGCTATGGGCTTTACTAATGTTCAAGTACTTATAATGATATTGATGGAGAGTATAGTTATGAGTATTGTTGGAGGTGTAATAGGTATGAGCTTGGGTATTCTTGGTGCTCATCTACTTGCTCAACAGGGATTTACAATAAGAGCTTCTGCTGAAGTTGTAATGGTGGTTAGAGCACCACCGAAAATAACTATTGATAATATTCTAAGAACCTTAGGCTTAACGTTGTTTGTTGGGGTGGTAGGGGGAATATTTCCTGCTTATAGAGCATCTAAAATACCTCCGGCAGTAGCATTGCGATATGAGTAG